A single genomic interval of Lathyrus oleraceus cultivar Zhongwan6 chromosome 7, CAAS_Psat_ZW6_1.0, whole genome shotgun sequence harbors:
- the LOC127101540 gene encoding probable pectinesterase/pectinesterase inhibitor 51, whose translation MSSLFSFSLFLFITFTSAARHHHHHSPTPTTAPSLSPSAVPDIQQACKATRFSQQCESSLSKLPPNSTTLQLLLFSIAQSSENLVTAKSMVKSILDSSKDSRNRTVAATTCIETLTNSQHRISLSNDALPRGKIKDARAWLGAALAYQYDCWSGLKYANDTRAVGEAMSFIDSLTMLSSNALAMAFSYDVYGTDTSSWKSPTTERDGFWQAAQSDGGSSSNIGIPPELKPDVTVCKGGEDGCYKTVQEAVNAAPSIAVDGKRFVIFIKEGVYEETVRVPLEKTNLVFLGDGIGKTVITGSANAGQPGMTTYNSATVAVLGDGFMAKDLTFQNTAGPDAHQAVALRLDSDLSVIENCEFTGNQDTLYAHSLRQFYKSCRIIGNVDFIFGNSAAIFQDCQILVRPRQVKPEKGENNAITAHGRTDPSQTTGFVFQNCLINGTEDYMALYHSNPKVHKNYLGRPWKEYSRTVFINSVLEELVTPGGWMPWSGDFALKTLYYGEFENKGGGSDLSQRVSWSSKIPAEHVSSYSVENFIQGSEWIISSQ comes from the exons ATGTCTTCTCTattctctttctctctttttctttttatcacaTTCACCTCCGCCGCTCGCCACCACCACCATCACTCGCCCACTCCCACTACCGCGCCTTCTCTCTCTCCCTCCGCCGTGCCGGATATCCAACAAGCCTGCAAAGCTACTCGCTTCTCTCAACAATGCGAGTCCTCTCTCTCAAAACTCCCTCCAAATTCCACAACTCTCCAACTCCTCCTATTTTCCATCGCGCAATCCTCAGAAAATCTCGTAACCGCCAAATCCATGGTTAAATCCATTCTAGACTCTTCCAAAGACAGCCGCAACCGCACCGTCGCGGCAACCACCTGCATTGAAACTCTCACGAACTCTCAACACCGAATTTCCCTCTCCAACGACGCGCTCCCACGTGGAAAAATCAAAGACGCAAGGGCGTGGCTGGGCGCTGCGCTCGCTTATCAATACGACTGCTGGAGCGGACTCAAATACGCCAACGACACCCGCGCCGTCGGCGAAGCGATGTCGTTTATCGATTCCCTGACGATGCTCTCCAGTAATGCTCTTGCCATGGCGTTTTCCTACGATGTTTATGGAACCGACACTTCGTCGTGGAAGTCTCCAACCACCGAACGCGACGGTTTCTGGCAAGCGGCTCAATCAGACGGAGGATCAAGCTCTAACATAGGGATTCCACCAGAATTGAAGCCGGATGTTACGGTGTGCAAAGGAGGGGAGGATGGATGTTACAAGACGGTGCAAGAAGCGGTTAACGCAGCGCCGAGTATCGCCGTTGACGGGAAGAGGTTTGTGATATTTATAAAAGAAGGGGTTTATGAAGAAACCGTTAGGGTTCCGTTAGAGAAGACGAATTTGGTGTTCTTGGGCGACGGCATTGGGAAGACTGTCATCACCGGGTCGGCTAACGCCGGCCAGCCCGGAATGACTACATACAATTCAGCCACAGTCG CGGTTCTTGGCGATGGATTCATGGCAAAGGATTTAACATTCCAAAACACAGCAGGTCCTGATGCACATCAAGCAGTGGCATTAAGATTAGACAGTGATCTTTCTGTAATTGAGAATTGCGAGTTCACAGGAAATCAAGACACTCTGTATGCTCATTCACTGCGCCAGTTCTACAAATCATGCCGCATCATAGGGAACGTAGATTTCATCTTTGGAAATTCAGCTGCAATCTTCCAAGACTGTCAGATTCTGGTTCGTCCTAGACAAGTCAAGCCAGAGAAAGGCGAGAATAATGCAATCACAGCTCATGGTAGAACCGACCCTTCACAAACTACAGGGTTTGTTTTTCAGAACTGTTTGATTAATGGAACGGAGGATTACATGGCATTGTATCATAGTAATCCTAAAGTGCATAAGAACTATTTGGGTAGGCCATGGAAGGAGTATTCTAGAACAGTTTTTATCAACTCAGTTTTGGAAGAACTTGTTACTCCCGGGGGTTGGATGCCATGGAGTGGTGACTTTGCACTTAAGACTCTTTATTATGGAGAATTTGAGAACAAGGGAGGTGGTTCTGATTTGTCTCAAAGGGTGTCTTGGAGTAGTAAAATCCCTGCTGAGCATGTGTCGAGTTATTCAGTTGAGAATTTCATTCAAGGTAGTGAATGGATTATATCATCTCAGTAA